A genomic segment from Alphaproteobacteria bacterium encodes:
- a CDS encoding DUF2610 domain-containing protein produces the protein MDMEVLNIPCIYPEKEKRSQRFVFGTPHDAFNPLHFQRLWYKMRHQAIVPPEIVKIMKRLQEIAQGSRITFCQLLQYAMDDHGDADTPMGDAQRFSEENIIDIANLITQKNALAEHEDETALMADEIIQNPLQQAWRKGEDAKTRSIDFAVAQILPQGAEKSPEALILQFLLALEGRTPAQILEETERENLSGLTYKISLYADCFGNEIPQDVLKRLDKWLQKPYEFQVNTLVALYEHIEAWVVSPLPPPMIPYNLSSLHFDMAQYITPRQSDNEDMQWAEALLAEGAELPSPLKAIAVLQSLAKSGDKKAQARLKKIYAAMAG, from the coding sequence AAGCGCAGCCAGCGCTTTGTCTTCGGCACGCCTCATGATGCGTTTAACCCTCTGCATTTCCAAAGACTTTGGTATAAAATGCGGCATCAGGCGATTGTGCCGCCGGAAATAGTTAAAATTATGAAGCGCCTGCAGGAAATTGCGCAGGGCAGCCGCATTACATTTTGTCAGTTGCTGCAATATGCCATGGACGATCATGGCGATGCGGATACACCCATGGGCGATGCTCAGCGTTTCAGCGAAGAAAACATTATTGATATCGCCAATTTAATTACACAAAAAAATGCGCTGGCCGAACATGAAGATGAAACGGCTTTAATGGCGGATGAAATTATTCAAAACCCATTGCAGCAAGCGTGGCGAAAAGGCGAAGACGCTAAAACACGAAGCATAGATTTTGCAGTGGCGCAAATATTGCCGCAAGGAGCCGAGAAGTCACCGGAAGCTTTGATATTACAATTTTTATTGGCGCTGGAAGGGCGTACACCTGCACAGATTTTGGAAGAAACGGAACGTGAGAATCTTAGCGGATTAACCTATAAAATAAGTTTATATGCCGATTGTTTCGGTAATGAAATTCCACAAGACGTGTTGAAGCGGCTAGATAAGTGGCTGCAAAAGCCTTATGAGTTTCAGGTAAACACTTTGGTTGCGCTTTATGAGCACATTGAGGCGTGGGTAGTAAGCCCGTTACCGCCGCCAATGATCCCCTATAATTTAAGTTCACTGCATTTTGATATGGCGCAATATATCACACCACGCCAAAGTGATAATGAAGACATGCAATGGGCAGAAGCGTTGCTGGCAGAGGGTGCGGAGTTACCCAGTCCGCTTAAGGCGATAGCTGTGCTGCAGAGCTTAGCAAAGTCAGGCGACAAAAAAGCGCAGGCACGGCTGAAAAAAATCTATGCGGCAATGGCGGGCTAA
- a CDS encoding nucleoside deaminase, translated as MNNSKKHYMDLALEQARLAATHGEVPIGAVLVDEHGEVLASAGNRTEVDCDPTAHAEILVIRSACQIRHSSRLPDCDLYVTLEPCPLCATAISFARLRRVIFGAFDPKGGGVDHGPCIFHQPTCHHKPEILGGVAAETSTAYLKEFFEKRR; from the coding sequence ATGAATAACTCAAAAAAACATTATATGGATCTTGCGCTTGAGCAAGCGCGTCTAGCTGCTACACATGGCGAAGTGCCAATTGGCGCTGTGTTAGTAGACGAACATGGCGAAGTACTTGCCAGTGCTGGCAACCGCACCGAGGTCGATTGCGACCCCACCGCCCACGCAGAAATACTGGTTATCCGCAGCGCATGCCAGATCCGCCACTCCTCCCGATTGCCTGATTGCGATTTATATGTCACCTTAGAACCCTGCCCCCTATGCGCCACAGCTATAAGCTTTGCACGATTACGGCGGGTGATATTTGGCGCATTCGACCCCAAAGGAGGCGGCGTAGATCATGGGCCATGTATATTTCACCAGCCCACCTGCCACCACAAACCAGAAATTCTGGGGGGAGTAGCCGCAGAAACTTCCACCGCTTATTTAAAAGAATTCTTTGAAAAACGGCGTTAG